The following nucleotide sequence is from Hydrogenispora ethanolica.
ACCGAAAATATAGGTGATCGGGAACAGAATCACCGCGGCAGGCAATGGGATGCCAAAAACAGTAATCAGTTTTCCGGCGATAATGTTGGAGAGGATCAGGCAGGTCACAAAGGTACTTGTCAATAAAAGAAATAACGGGGAGATCGCGGGAATCTTTCGAGTGCTCATGATTACATTCCTCCAGTTTTGTTAAGGCGGGTTAACTGCAGCAACCGCCAGATATCCTTTCGAGACTCTTCGGATGGGATAAGATCATTCTACGCGGATAACGTTCAAATTATCAGCAGGATTGAAAAACGGTCTTCGTAATTTTAAATACCCAGGCTTGCTGGTTATTTCAAGGTATAATAAGCCATTCCAACGGTTCCCGGTCCGACATGGAGGCCAATGACCGGTCCGATCGGACAGATCGGTACTACAACCTGCAAGGCTTCTTTTAAAATATCGGCAATATGCAACGCTTCGATCTCGTTATTAATATGGTGAACCACGACATCACCCAATCCCTTGGTGCGCACATCTTCCAGCAGGATTTTGATCATGGTCTCCATCGCCCGGCCCTTGGTGCGGACCTTTTCCAAAACCGCCGCTTTACCCTCAATCACGGTAAGGATCGGTTTAATCTGCAATAGGGATCCCAATAACGCACTGGCGCCACCGATACGCCCCCCTTTGCGAAGATATTCAAGAACTTCCGGAGCGAAAATGAGACGGCTTCTTTCCAGGACACGTTTCACGCGTTCAATCACAGCCACAAATAATTCCCCCGCTTTGGCGGCTTTGGCGGCTGCTAAAACCGCCAGCCCCATCTCCATGGCGGCGGTGCGTGAATCGATCATCTCAACTTGAGCCTCCGGATATTGTTCCAGCAATTGGTCCCGGACCAACAACGCTGAATTATAGGTCCCGCTCAGTTCGGCCGAGAGGAAAACTCCAATCACCGGGCGCCCTTCCCGAATCGGTGCGACAAACGCTTCATAAAGTTCCTGCAGCGATGGTTGCGATGAAGTAGGAATTCGGGAACTTTCCGCCATCTTCCGATAGAAAGTATCGTTGTCGAGCGCTTCTTCCCGAAAAGACTCCGTTTCAAAAGTTACACTCAGTGAAACGACCTTGATTCCGTATTCTTCCCGCAAATCCTGGGGAAGATAGGAAGTACTATCGGTAATGATTTGAACAGTCATTCACTCGTCTCCTTTATCTGAACGGATATCTGAACGGATTGTTTGATGCAATGGTTATAAAAAATATTTGGCTGTTGTGAATGCAAACTATTCTTATTATATCGGATTCCGAATGAAATGGAAGCTTTTTTTTGCAAATTTGCCATTTTGAATATTTTGCCAAATAAATTTGGGGTTGTGGGCGATCGATTAGAATTGAATGCGCTAAATTGAAAGCCGCCATGCATAGATACATAGCGGCGTTTTGAATGAAAATTGCTGGAATTACAAACTCATTTTACCGGAAAATTTAGCGAATGGACTCACTTCACGGTAACTTTAAAGCTTTTTCTCTCCTTCAGCCCCAGGACGGGATCTTCAATGGAAATGATCGCGGTATACGTTCCCGGCTTTTCGAAGACATGTTGCAGATCGGGGGTCGTCGCCTGGGTGCCGTCGCCGAAATCCCATAAGTATTTGAGGACAGGACTCGTCTCCCCTTCCTTGTCCCCCCAGGCTCTGCATTGTACTGTGAACGGCGCTTTTCCGGAAGTCGGTTGCAGTGAAGCCGTCAACCGTAATTTCGGCATCTTCGTGACGATCTGCAGGGAGGTCTCGGCCTTGTTCTCCGGATGCAACCGGTCTTGAACCACCAGCTTTACCGTGAAGGTTCCTTCCCGGGTATAGGTATGGCTGGGATTCTGATCGAAACTGGTGGCTCCATCGCCAAAGTCCCAACGATAAAGCGGTTCACTGGGCGAGCCGGTAATACTCGTTTGCGCCGCGAAATTGACCTTGAACGGAATCAAACCATTGTCAGTGCTGGCTGTGGCCACTGGTTTTAACTGAGGAGCCTCCGCTTTTATTTTAATAACGGCTGAAGATAAATTCCCGGGATGCAAACGGTCGGAAACTACCAACAGGACATCGTATTCGCCGGCTTCTTTAAAGATGTGAACCGGTTTGGCCTGGTCCGAATATTGCCCGTCCCCGAAATCCCAATGGACAGCGATATCACTGGGCGAACCCTTGACTTCCAAACCGGCATCAAACGCCACGGTCAGCGGAATCACCCCGGTATTGATAGACGCTTTGGGACTGAGACCAATCTGGGGCGGCAGCGCCTTTACCCAAATCGTTTCGTCCGGGATGGGCAGCTTGGGATGGAGCTTATCCACAGTATGTAACACGATTTTGTAATCGCCCGGTTCGGTAAAGGTGTGCTGGAATGTCGCATCTGCGACGAGCTCCCCTGCAATATCCCAAGTGTATTGCAAATCCGTCGGGTTCCCCGTAATCTGCGGGTTTACATTGCCGGTGACCTCCAGCGGGACAGGGCCGGTGGTTAGCGGCGCCACGATTGGATTCGGCCGGATATTCAAAGGAGCAGCCTCAACTAACCAGGATTTTCGATACGTATATTGATCCACTGCCGCAGTCAATGTCAAGAAGTACTTTCCGGGTTGGGTGTAGGTATAGCTCGTTTGCGGGCCTTCCAGAATCGTTCCGTTTCCAAAATCCCAGGTGTAATTGGCCTTTTGGCCGTAATTGACCACCGCGTTTACTTCGGCGTTTACCTGCAACTCCACCGTTCCTTGCAACGGACTAACCTTCGGATTCATCGCAACCAAAGAAGGGACTTCCAGATCAAAATAGAACTTTCGGCTGTTTGCCCCACCCTTGGCTTCGAGGATCACTGGCATTTTCCCGGCTCTATCGAATTGGATTGTAACCGGATTGCCGCTACTCGGTTGCCGGCCGGTCCAAAACCAAGTCCAATCGGTGAAACCGTCCGGGCCGGAAGCTTCGAAGCGGAACGTATAGGGTTGATCCCCTTGCGTGTAACGAACCACGGCTTCAGTATATTGTAACTTTGCCTGTACTTCGGCACCGCTTTTGCTGAAAAAATTCGAATACTCTCCCGCCGATAACAACACTTTGTAACGGGTTCCTTTTGGAACGATTAAACTGCCATTTCCGGTGAAGAGTCGCCGGACTAGCGTCTTCTCGGTGGCACCCGGTTCGATAATGGCGAAATACGCCGCATCTTTCTCTGAAACCAGACTTTTTTTGGTGATGGTCAGGTCCCAGCTGAATAACGAATCGAAATCAAGGGGCTCTGCAGGAATCCACAATTCGGTTTTTTGTCCGGCTTCCGAGGCAGCTGCTTCAATGCTCCGTGAGATCTGGATGACATTGGGATCGCCACTAAAGGCGGTGGCAATCTGAAGCGAGCTACAAAGAAGAATAACCATCAGGAATAGGTAAAGCCGTTTCATATTAACCTCCTCGTCTTAATTTTTGATGAAGGAACCGCTGTCTTCAGATATCTTCAACAAAGAAACGGGTTTCCCTCTCGCAAATCTTGGAACTTTCACTCCTTTAAAATTGCAATACGGATCCGGAGAAATTTTTTTCGATTCCGCAAATTGATTTTTTGATGTGGAGAATTGAATTTTTCATCTCAAGAATTGAACTTTTGAACGGAAAAATTAAAATATTGACCAGAAGAATCGGATTTTCCAGCTGAAGAATTAAATTTTCTATTTCAAAAATCGAATAATCGATCTTGCAAATTAAATTTAAGAGATCAATAATGAAAATTTTGAACGAAAAATGATGAAATGAAAATAATTTGTGGAAACGCGACAATCGCTATTCCAATTTACCATCAAGAGCTCATACTATAAATGTTGCAAGCTGTAACCTTATGGG
It contains:
- a CDS encoding DegV family protein produces the protein MTVQIITDSTSYLPQDLREEYGIKVVSLSVTFETESFREEALDNDTFYRKMAESSRIPTSSQPSLQELYEAFVAPIREGRPVIGVFLSAELSGTYNSALLVRDQLLEQYPEAQVEMIDSRTAAMEMGLAVLAAAKAAKAGELFVAVIERVKRVLERSRLIFAPEVLEYLRKGGRIGGASALLGSLLQIKPILTVIEGKAAVLEKVRTKGRAMETMIKILLEDVRTKGLGDVVVHHINNEIEALHIADILKEALQVVVPICPIGPVIGLHVGPGTVGMAYYTLK
- a CDS encoding PKD domain-containing protein → MKRLYLFLMVILLCSSLQIATAFSGDPNVIQISRSIEAAASEAGQKTELWIPAEPLDFDSLFSWDLTITKKSLVSEKDAAYFAIIEPGATEKTLVRRLFTGNGSLIVPKGTRYKVLLSAGEYSNFFSKSGAEVQAKLQYTEAVVRYTQGDQPYTFRFEASGPDGFTDWTWFWTGRQPSSGNPVTIQFDRAGKMPVILEAKGGANSRKFYFDLEVPSLVAMNPKVSPLQGTVELQVNAEVNAVVNYGQKANYTWDFGNGTILEGPQTSYTYTQPGKYFLTLTAAVDQYTYRKSWLVEAAPLNIRPNPIVAPLTTGPVPLEVTGNVNPQITGNPTDLQYTWDIAGELVADATFQHTFTEPGDYKIVLHTVDKLHPKLPIPDETIWVKALPPQIGLSPKASINTGVIPLTVAFDAGLEVKGSPSDIAVHWDFGDGQYSDQAKPVHIFKEAGEYDVLLVVSDRLHPGNLSSAVIKIKAEAPQLKPVATASTDNGLIPFKVNFAAQTSITGSPSEPLYRWDFGDGATSFDQNPSHTYTREGTFTVKLVVQDRLHPENKAETSLQIVTKMPKLRLTASLQPTSGKAPFTVQCRAWGDKEGETSPVLKYLWDFGDGTQATTPDLQHVFEKPGTYTAIISIEDPVLGLKERKSFKVTVK